From Amycolatopsis sp. WQ 127309:
AGCCGTCGTGGGCGTTGCGCCGGCGCCGGACGTCGGCGCCGGTCTGCAGCATCCCGCGTCGCCGCAGGCCCGCGAGCCGGTCGTCCGAGACGACGTCGACGCCGTCGGTGCCGAAACCGCCGAAGCCGATCACCGGGCTGTCGGCGAGGACCAGCGCGTCGACGCGGTCGTCGAGCCAGCGCACGGCCGCGACGGTGCTCGACGGCGAGCGCTGGGGGCGCAGCTCGTTCTCCGCCGTGACGACGGCGATCGCCGTGGTCAGGACGTCGGTGAGGTCGGCTTCGGGCGTCGTGCGCAGGTCGTCGGCGAGCCGCCGGGCCAGCCGTTCCGCGTACCAGCCGCCCGGGGGCAGCGAGGGGTCCGACGAGGTGGCGCCGTCGAGGAGCAGAACCGCGTTGTCCAGCACGACGACGTGGTCTTCGGTCGGGCGGGGGTGGCCGTCGGCGCCCACCCCGGCCCGCTCGGCGATCACGATCTCGGGCATCACCCGACTGTACGGCTCCCGGGCGGGTTCCTCGCGCTGACGACGTCAACTCAGGTTGACAAGGCCGAGACGTCAACGTAGGTTGACATCATGACGGAAGCGACGGACCTGGCCGCCCGGGCCGGCGACCGCGATCCCCGAGTGGGACTGCGCGCGGTCGCCGCGCTCCGGCGGCTGTTGGAACAACTGGAGACCGTGCAGGTCCGCAGTGCGCGGATGCACGGGTGGTCGTGGCAGGAGATCGCCGCCGAGCTGGGGGTCAGCCGGCAGGCCGTGCACAAGAAGTACGGGAGGAACTGATGTTCGAGAGGTTCACGGCCGACGCGCGGCTGGCGGTGGTCGAGGCGCAGATCGTGGCGCGGGAGTCCGGGTCGGTGGAGATCGCGCCGCCGCACCTGCTCGCCGGGCTGGTCAAGATCGCCGACGGCGACGGCGTCCGGCTGCTCGCCGAGCTGGGCGTCTCCACCGAAGACGTCACCGCGGAACTGGAGCGCACCCGCCGCCGCGGCGGGGTCAGCGACGCCGACGCCGAAGCGCTCACCGAGTTCGGCATCGACGTCGAGCAGATCGTGGAACGCGTCGAGCAGACCCACGGCGCGGGCGCCCTCGCCGGCCGGCTCGGCAAGGCCAAGCGCGGGCACATCCCGTTCACCGCCCAGTCGAAGAAGACGCTCGAGCTGAGCCTCAAAGAAGCCGTCCGGCTGGGGGACAAGCACCTGGGGCAGGAGCACATCCTGCTGGCGCTGGCCCAGCAACGCGGCACCGACGACGTCCTCGCCCGCCGTGGCGCCGACTACGTCACGCTGCGGCGGATCGTGCAGCAGCGCAAGGCGGGTTAGTGAACGGGCTCCTGCTCTTCGCGCTGCGGTTCGCGCCACACGACCCGGGGCAGCAGGATCTGGGTCAGCGGACCGATCGCGAGGGCGTAGAGCACGGTGCCGACCCCGACGGTCCCGCCGAGCAGGAACCCCGCGCCGACCACGGTGACCTCGATGCCGGTCCGGACCAGCCGGACCGACCAGCCGGTGCGCCCGGCGAGCCCGGTCATCAGGCCGTCGCGGGGGCCCGGGCCGAGCCGGGCGCCGACGTAGGTGGCGGTCGCGACGGCGTTCAGCAGGACCCCGCCGACCAGGAGCGCGATCTGCCAACCGAGGTCGTGCTGGTCCGGGAGCACCGCCCGGACCAGGTCGACCACCACCGAGATGACCACGACGTTCGCGATGGTGCCGATCCCGGGCCGCTGGCGCAGCGGGATCCACAGCAGGAGCACGGCCACCGAGACCACGCCGGTCACGGTGCCGAACGTGAGACCGGTGCGTTTCATGACGCCTTCGGCCAGCACGCTCCACGGTTCCAGGCCCAGGCGGGCCCGGGTGACCAGGGCGACGCTGGCGCCGTAGAGGGCGAGGCCCGCGAGCAGCTGGAAGCTGCGGCGGGCGGGGTCACGGGAGATCCGGACGGGCCGGAGATCGATCTGAGCCACGTCACCACTATCGACGTCAAGTGGCCTTGTAAACCATAGCCAATTCCAGGATATTGGCCTGATGGAACCCACGCTCCCACTGGGTGGACGCATCTCCGGTCCGCGACTGGCCGTCATGCTGGGCTCGTGGCGGCAAGGCTCCCGGCAGGGTGCGGCCGACCTCGCCGCGGCCATCGAGCTGCAGGTGCTCGACGGCCAGCTCCCGCTCGGCACCCGGCTGCCCGCCGAGCGCGAGCTGGCCGACGCGCTCGGCGCCAGCCGGACGCTCATCGGCGGCGCGCTGGACCGCTTGCGGGACAACGGGTTCGTCGCCAGCCGCCGCGGCGCGGGGTCGTGGATCGCCGCGCCGGGGCGGCGTCGCCGCGAGCCGCTCGCCGCGGTCGGCGACGACCTGATCGACTTCACCCACGCGTCGTCACCGGCCATCCCGGGCATGATCGGCGCGGTCGACGTCGCCCGCCGCGAGCTCCTCGGCCACCTGGGGGACCACGGCTACCAGGAGCGCGGCCTGCTCGGCCTGCGCGAGAAGATCGCCCAGCGCTACACCGAGCGCGGGCTGCCGACGACGTCCGCGCAGGTCATGGTCACCAACGGCGCGCACCACGCGTTCGTGCTGGCCCTGCGCATGCTCGCGGGCCCGGGCGACCGCGTGCTGGTCGAGCAGCCGACCTACCCGAACGCGCTGGAGGCGATCCGCGCCGCGCACGCGATCCCGGTGCCGGTGGCGCTCGACCCGACCGGTGCGCGCGGCTGGGACATCGCCGGCGTCGACGCGGCGCTGCGCCAGGCGGCCCCGCGGTTCGCCTACCTCGTCGTCGACTTCCAGAACCCGACCGGCCTGCGTCTGGACGCCGAAGGGCGCGAACGGCTCGGCGCGGTCCTCACCCGCGCGCGGACGCCGGTGGTGGTGGACGAGACGCTGGTGGAGCTGGACCTCGAGGGTGATCCGCTGGACGGCCCGCCGCCGCTGGCCGCGTTCGCCGGTGACCTGGCGATCTGCGTCGGCTCAGCGTCGAAGTCGCACTGGGGCGGGCTGCGGATCGGCTGGATCCGCGCATCGGAGGACCTGCTCGGCCGCCTGGTTTCGGCGCGCTACGCGGTGGACCTGGGGTCGCCGGTGTTCGAGCAGGTGGTGTTCACGGAGCTGCTGGGCGACGAGGGCTGGGCCGCGCTGGGCCGCCGTCGCACGGAGCTGCGCGGCAACCGCGACGCCCTGGTTTCGGCGGTGCACACGCACTTGCCGGAGTGGACGTTCAGCCTGCCCAAGGGCGGGCTTTCGCTGTGGTGCCGGATGCCGGAGCCGGTGAGCTCCCGGCTGGCGGTGGCGGCCGCGGGGCACGGCATCCAGATCGCGCCGGGCTCGCGCTTCGGCGTCCACGGCGGCCTGGAGCGCTGGATCCGGCTGCCGTTCTCACTGCCGCCGGAGCGGATCGACGAAGCCGTCCGGCGGCTGAGCGCCGCGGCGGCCGCGGTCCAGGGCACCCCGCGCTCCCTGGACGTCCCGATCTCCTAGGAAGAACAAACCGGTGCGCCGGATGCGAGCCTGCTCCCAGGGATGGGCGGCGTTCGTGTGCATCCGGCGCACCGGTCTGTTTCCACCACCCGCGGCGGTACGTGACTCCGCTGCGGGTACCGCGGCTTCCCGGCACAGCCCCTCGACGTGCCGGGAAGCCGGCGGCTCAGGCGGGCTCTCGGTAAAGCGAGTCCCTGCTCGGCGCGGTGAGCAGGAACTCCCGGAGCACGCCCGGTGTGGGTCCCGGCGTCGCAGGGGCAGTGCGACGCCGGGACCGGGATCCGACCCGGCCGGGCGCGGTCGGCCGGTCGGAAAGACTGTGGGTGGTGCACATGGAAGGCCCCTGGGGTACGTCGGACGCGGCTAGGCGTCACGAGACGTGAAAGAGTCACGGATTACGTACTTAAGCAGGGAAAACACTACGCGTTATCAGCGTGGACGTCCGGCAAGTTGATCTTGTTTTGGACGCAGTTCTCCCCGGTTGCCCGGTCGGGTCAGTCGGGGGAGGTGGTGGGCAGGGCGGCTTCGCGCCCCGCGCCGTCGACGTCGTGGTCGCGGCTGGCTCCGATGAGCTTCAGCTGCGTGGTGGTCACGTCGTCGGAGTGCACCGCGAACTGCGGGCGGGCGCCACCGGGGCCGTCGTGGCCCGGGGCGGCGCTGCTGGCCGGCGCGCTCGGCGCCGACGTCCCGCCGGGGAGGCCGGGAAGACCGGGGGTGGAGTCGCCGCCGTCGCGTGCGTGGACGCCGGAATCGCGCGGCTGCTCCTGGTGGACGGCGGGCAGCGCGTTCTGCACCTCGACCAGGTGCACCACGGCGGTGCGGGTCTGGGTTTCTTCCGTCGCGGCGACCGGCGTCGACGTCGGCGTCGGCGTCGCGGCGGACGTGGTCTCGGTGGCGGGGGTCGTCACCTGCGTGACGACGCCGCTCACGGCGTCGGGCACCGTCGCCGTGACGCCACCCGAGTTCGACCCGCCGTTGAGGACCGGGTCCAGGATGTCGTCGAGCGGGAGCAGCACCGGCGCGTCCGGGTTGTCCGCGGGCGGCTGGGTGAGCGGCGCCAGCACCGTGTGGCTGAGCGTGTCGGTGACGGCGGCGACGGTGTGCGTGACCGCGCCGACGGTGTCCGTGACGGTGGTGAGCGTCCCGCCGACGACGTTGAGGACGCCGCCGACGAGCCCGCCGAGCAGACCACCGGACGATGTGGCCGCGGTGGTCTTCTTGGCCGAGGGCGCTTCGTCGGTCTGGACGTCCTTCGTGGACTGTTGCTTCGCGCTGACCTTTGCCAGGCTCTGCTGCTGGACCGACTGCTTCGTCTCCGCTGCGGGCGTCTCGTCCGTCTGCGTTTCGTCTGTTTTGGTGCCGTCATCGGACTTCGGCTGCTGCGCGCAGGTGGCGGCGCCGTTGTCCCGGTGGCTCGTGCGGTGGTGGCCGTGCTTGCCGTGCTCCACAGTGGACTCCGAAGAGCGGGACACCGAGGAGTGCGGGCAGGACGACGTCGCCGTCTCGGCGGCGGAAGCGGTGTTGCCGGCCAGTGCGGCGCCGAGCAGCCAGCCGGCCAGCGTCAGCCCGCCGGCGAGCAGGATCCGGGCCGCGGGCCGAGGGAGCGCTGCCGCCCACGGGCGCGGAGCGCGCATCCGCGAAGGGGTTTCACCGGCTGTGAACGCGGGCCGCGCCGGGGCGCCGGGGCGCACGAATACCGTGTCACTCACCGCCACCACCACCATCCGCGCCTGAGGCTCTCGCGATACCCGCTCGAGTCTGATCTTGCTGGGGTCTTTCTCCGGCCAGGTCGCAGATCCCCCGGGGCTGCACTCTTTCTAGCACCGCTCGGGAGTCTTTCACCTCTCCCGCGTTCTATCCAGCCCGTAAGGCGGAACGGCCCTACCGGGCAAGGTATCTACGGCCGACGAGTTGATCACTCTCAGTGCCGTTCGGACGCCTCTCTGCGGCCATTCGGACGAGTGCCGGAGTTGGGCCCATTCGGCGTTGACCTGATGTTTTCGTGGCACGGGTCGCGGACCGTGCCCAAGCGGTCGCACTGGGTGCGTGTTCGCCGATTTCGACGAACCGATCAGCATGTTTCCGAATTGTGAGACGGCAGGCTGCGGTCCGTGACCGTCGGCGGCCGGACGGCGGCGTTCGCGCGCTTCCGGCAGTGGCGGAGCGTCACGAAGCGATGCGGCATGTGAGGGACTCGCGTCTGCGCCGCCGCGGAAGCTTCGCCGTCGGACGTCAGACCAGTTTGCGCAACCGGGTGATGGCCTCGTCGATGACGTCGTTGCGCTTGCAGAACGCGAAACGCAAAAGATGTTTCCACTCGTCCGGGTGATCGGTGAACACCTTGACGGGCACCGCGGCGACCCCGACCCGGCCGGGCAGCTCCCACGCCAGATCGGCCGCGTCCGTGAAACCGAGCGGCCGGACGTCGACGCAGACGAAGTAGGTGCCCGCCGTCGGCCGCACGGTGAACCCGGCGTCGGCGAGCCCGGCCGAAAGCCGGTCGCGCTTCTCCTGCAGGCTCGCGCGCAGCCCGTCGACCCACGGCAGTTCGTGGTCGAGCGCGTGCGCGACGGCCGGCTGCAGCGGCCCGCCGGAGACGAAGGTGATGAACTGCTTCGCCGCCTTGACCGCGGCGACCAGCTCGGGCGTCGAGCAGACCCAGCCGATCTTCCAGCCGGTGCAGTTGAACGTCTTGCCCGCGCTGGAGATGCTCACGGTCCGCTCCCGCATGCCGGGCAGCGTGGCGAGCGGGACGTGTTCCGCGTCGTCGAACACCAGGTGCTCGTAGACCTCGTCCGTGATCGCGATCAGGTCGTGCTCGACGCAGAGCGCGGCCAGCGCCTCGAGCTCGGCGCGGGTGAACACCGTGCCGGTCGGGTTGTGCGGCGAGTTGACGAGGATCGCCCGGGTCCGCGGCGTGACGGCGGCCCGCAGCCCGTCGACGTCGAGGCCGAACCGGCCGTCCTCGCGTTCGACGAGCCCGACGACCCGGCGCTGGGCGCCGGCCATCGCGACCGCGGCGGCGTAGGAGTCGTAGTACGGCTCGATGACGACGACCTCGTCGCCGGCCTCGGTCAGCGCGATGAGCGTCGCCGTGATGGCCTCGGTGGCGCCCGCGGTGACCAGGATCTCCGTGTCCGGGTCGTACTCGGTGCCGTAGCGCAGCCGGTGCCGCGCGATGGCCGCGCGCAGCTCGGGGCGGCCGGGCCCCGGCGGGTACTGGTTCGCGCCGCCGAACAGGGCGTTCTTGGCCGCGTCGAGCATGCCGGCGGGTCCGTCGGTGTCCGGGAAGCCCTGGCCGAGGTTGACCGCGTCGTGCTTGACGGCCAGCGCCGTCATCTCGGCGAAGATGGTCGACGTGAAGGGCCGCAGCCGGGGGACGAGAGCAGGTTCGCGCACGATCAGCGATCCTCGCGGACAATGGTGGTGTGGAGCAACTGACCCCCGCCAAGGTGACCCCGGCCGATCCGCCGGGCGGCGCAGCCGGTGAAGCGGAAAAGCGGCGCGCGCTGCGCAAGATGAAGCTGGTCGCGCTGTCGTTCCTGATCGGCGCCACCGTCGTGTTCCTGCTGGCCAGCTGGGCGCAGTCCAGCGGCTGGGCGGGCTGGGTCGGCTACGTGCGGGCCGCGGCCGAGGCCGGCATGGTCGGCGCGCTGGCGGACTGGTTCGCCGTCACGGCGCTCTTCCGGCACCCGCTCGGCCTGAAGATCCCGCACACGGCGATCATCCCGAACAAGAAGGACGCGCTGGGCAACAGCCTCGGCGAGTTCGTCGGGTCCAACTTCCTCTCCGAGGAGGTCATCCGCGACAAGCTCAAGCGCGTCGAGATCGCCCGCCGCCTGGGCGCGTGGGTCGCGCAGGAGGACAACGCCGAGCGCGTGACGTCCGAGCTGGCCACGATGGTCCGGGCCGCGGTCCGGGTCCTCCGCGACGAAGACGTCCAGGCGATCATGGAGCAGGCCGTCGCGCGGCGGATCATCGACAAGCCGTGGGGCCCGCCGCTGGGCAAGATCCTGCAGGGCGTCTTCGCCGACGGCGCGCACCACAAGCTCGTGGACCTGATGTGCGACCAGGCCTACGAATGGGTGCGCGAGAACCACACGACGATGCTGCGTGTGGTGTCCGACCGGGCGCCGAGCTGGTCGCCGAAGT
This genomic window contains:
- a CDS encoding pyridoxal phosphate-dependent aminotransferase yields the protein MREPALVPRLRPFTSTIFAEMTALAVKHDAVNLGQGFPDTDGPAGMLDAAKNALFGGANQYPPGPGRPELRAAIARHRLRYGTEYDPDTEILVTAGATEAITATLIALTEAGDEVVVIEPYYDSYAAAVAMAGAQRRVVGLVEREDGRFGLDVDGLRAAVTPRTRAILVNSPHNPTGTVFTRAELEALAALCVEHDLIAITDEVYEHLVFDDAEHVPLATLPGMRERTVSISSAGKTFNCTGWKIGWVCSTPELVAAVKAAKQFITFVSGGPLQPAVAHALDHELPWVDGLRASLQEKRDRLSAGLADAGFTVRPTAGTYFVCVDVRPLGFTDAADLAWELPGRVGVAAVPVKVFTDHPDEWKHLLRFAFCKRNDVIDEAITRLRKLV
- a CDS encoding protein phosphatase 2C domain-containing protein; the encoded protein is MPEIVIAERAGVGADGHPRPTEDHVVVLDNAVLLLDGATSSDPSLPPGGWYAERLARRLADDLRTTPEADLTDVLTTAIAVVTAENELRPQRSPSSTVAAVRWLDDRVDALVLADSPVIGFGGFGTDGVDVVSDDRLAGLRRRGMLQTGADVRRRRNAHDGFWVAEADPGAAAHSVRRSWPRADVDAVLLASDGVSIGVDQYTLFDWREVLATTRAKGPDAVLDAVRTAEKQDPDGDRWPRPKRHDDQALVLVDFAACSRV
- a CDS encoding PLP-dependent aminotransferase family protein; its protein translation is MEPTLPLGGRISGPRLAVMLGSWRQGSRQGAADLAAAIELQVLDGQLPLGTRLPAERELADALGASRTLIGGALDRLRDNGFVASRRGAGSWIAAPGRRRREPLAAVGDDLIDFTHASSPAIPGMIGAVDVARRELLGHLGDHGYQERGLLGLREKIAQRYTERGLPTTSAQVMVTNGAHHAFVLALRMLAGPGDRVLVEQPTYPNALEAIRAAHAIPVPVALDPTGARGWDIAGVDAALRQAAPRFAYLVVDFQNPTGLRLDAEGRERLGAVLTRARTPVVVDETLVELDLEGDPLDGPPPLAAFAGDLAICVGSASKSHWGGLRIGWIRASEDLLGRLVSARYAVDLGSPVFEQVVFTELLGDEGWAALGRRRTELRGNRDALVSAVHTHLPEWTFSLPKGGLSLWCRMPEPVSSRLAVAAAGHGIQIAPGSRFGVHGGLERWIRLPFSLPPERIDEAVRRLSAAAAAVQGTPRSLDVPIS
- a CDS encoding DUF445 domain-containing protein — encoded protein: MEQLTPAKVTPADPPGGAAGEAEKRRALRKMKLVALSFLIGATVVFLLASWAQSSGWAGWVGYVRAAAEAGMVGALADWFAVTALFRHPLGLKIPHTAIIPNKKDALGNSLGEFVGSNFLSEEVIRDKLKRVEIARRLGAWVAQEDNAERVTSELATMVRAAVRVLRDEDVQAIMEQAVARRIIDKPWGPPLGKILQGVFADGAHHKLVDLMCDQAYEWVRENHTTMLRVVSDRAPSWSPKFVDEMLADKVYGEVLSFAWAVKTDVNHPMRLALDKFLGEFAQDLQTNPDVMARAEQVKGQIVHHEEVQRLIGSAWSTAKEMLLNAAEDPSSELRRRVRLGLMSLGTRLVEDDQMRGKVDGWVEGGAVYLVKNYSQEITTIITDTVERWDAEETSRKIELQVGRDLQFIRINGTVVGALAGLVIYAVAELLF
- a CDS encoding YitT family protein codes for the protein MAQIDLRPVRISRDPARRSFQLLAGLALYGASVALVTRARLGLEPWSVLAEGVMKRTGLTFGTVTGVVSVAVLLLWIPLRQRPGIGTIANVVVISVVVDLVRAVLPDQHDLGWQIALLVGGVLLNAVATATYVGARLGPGPRDGLMTGLAGRTGWSVRLVRTGIEVTVVGAGFLLGGTVGVGTVLYALAIGPLTQILLPRVVWREPQREEQEPVH
- a CDS encoding Clp protease N-terminal domain-containing protein, which gives rise to MFERFTADARLAVVEAQIVARESGSVEIAPPHLLAGLVKIADGDGVRLLAELGVSTEDVTAELERTRRRGGVSDADAEALTEFGIDVEQIVERVEQTHGAGALAGRLGKAKRGHIPFTAQSKKTLELSLKEAVRLGDKHLGQEHILLALAQQRGTDDVLARRGADYVTLRRIVQQRKAG
- a CDS encoding ECF-type sigma factor, coding for MTEATDLAARAGDRDPRVGLRAVAALRRLLEQLETVQVRSARMHGWSWQEIAAELGVSRQAVHKKYGRN